A single window of bacterium DNA harbors:
- the mraY gene encoding phospho-N-acetylmuramoyl-pentapeptide-transferase, with amino-acid sequence MLYYLLEPLKDDFILFNLFRYISFRAASAVLLALLLSLLIGPVLIRKLREMQIGEEVRVDGPQTHLSKRGTPSMGGILILVSTLLPTLLLAKVGETCVWVVMIVTLWLGMLGLLDDYLKIVKKMPKGLIGRYKLVGQITIGLFVGLVVYFLPTVASERSSTTIPFLKDFELEFGFFYIFIVAFVITAMSNGSNLTDGLDGLLIGLIAIAATAFGLIAYVTGRVDFSDYLNIIYLPEAGELAVFCAALFGAALGFLWYNAYPAQVFMGDTGALALGGAIGAVAVLVKKELLLLLICAIFVIESLSVILQVGHYKRTGRRIFRMAPIHHHFELSGWAEPKVVIRFWIVGIILALLTLTTFKIR; translated from the coding sequence ATGCTTTACTACTTGCTTGAGCCCCTTAAAGACGATTTCATCCTCTTCAATCTATTCCGTTATATCTCCTTCCGCGCGGCCAGCGCCGTGCTCCTGGCTCTGCTGTTGAGCCTGCTCATTGGGCCGGTTTTGATCCGCAAGTTGCGGGAGATGCAGATCGGCGAAGAGGTCCGCGTAGACGGGCCACAGACCCATCTCAGCAAGCGTGGAACGCCGAGCATGGGTGGCATCCTGATTCTGGTCAGCACCCTGCTGCCCACGCTCCTTCTGGCCAAGGTGGGCGAGACCTGCGTCTGGGTGGTGATGATCGTGACCCTCTGGCTGGGCATGCTGGGCCTGCTGGATGATTATCTCAAGATTGTCAAAAAGATGCCCAAGGGCTTGATCGGCCGCTACAAACTGGTGGGGCAGATCACCATCGGTCTATTCGTCGGCCTGGTGGTCTATTTTCTTCCGACTGTGGCGAGCGAACGCTCCTCGACCACGATCCCCTTTCTCAAGGATTTCGAACTCGAGTTCGGCTTTTTTTACATTTTCATCGTCGCATTCGTCATCACGGCAATGTCCAACGGTTCCAATTTGACAGATGGACTGGATGGATTGCTGATCGGCCTTATCGCCATCGCGGCGACCGCTTTCGGTCTGATCGCCTATGTCACCGGCCGTGTCGATTTCAGTGACTATCTCAACATCATTTATCTACCCGAGGCCGGCGAACTGGCGGTTTTTTGCGCCGCGCTCTTCGGCGCCGCTCTCGGATTTCTCTGGTACAATGCCTACCCCGCGCAGGTTTTCATGGGCGATACGGGCGCTCTGGCACTGGGCGGCGCGATTGGTGCGGTAGCGGTACTGGTTAAAAAGGAGCTCCTCCTCCTTTTGATCTGCGCTATCTTTGTGATCGAGAGCCTTTCGGTGATCCTCCAGGTCGGCCATTATAAGCGAACCGGCCGGAGGATCTTCCGAATGGCTCCGATCCACCACCATTTCGAACTGAGTGGTTGGGCGGAACCCAAGGTGGTCATCCGCTTCTGGATTGTGGGTATTATTTTGGCGCTTTTAACTCTGACAACCTTCAAAATACGATGA
- the rsmH gene encoding 16S rRNA (cytosine(1402)-N(4))-methyltransferase RsmH, with product MEGFHQSVLVREVLELLQARQAKLVYDVTAGDGGHLQAFLQTMPSAGRVVGIDRDPEALRRLRQRLASYTDRFQVVRGNFRDLETLLADSDRGHVDAILADLGISTLQITDPEKGFMFSADGPLSMQMDPQSGMSAAEVVNEFDAERLGVIIRTLGEERAWRRIAQAIVRARSKCRIERTSQLAAIVRSVVPGPFAVKSCARVFQSLRIFVNDELKNLELFLPQALTALRPGGRLGVISFHSLEDRIVKEYFRQQADPCICPPKLPVCVCGAVPQLRVIGKLVVPAAAEVALNPSARSAKLRVAEKLQQA from the coding sequence ATGGAAGGATTTCACCAGTCCGTGCTCGTCCGGGAGGTTCTCGAGCTGCTCCAGGCCCGGCAAGCAAAGCTGGTGTATGATGTAACGGCCGGCGACGGCGGTCATCTGCAGGCGTTCTTGCAGACCATGCCGTCTGCAGGACGGGTTGTGGGCATCGACAGAGATCCTGAGGCCTTGCGGAGGCTGCGGCAGCGGCTGGCCAGTTATACAGATCGATTTCAGGTTGTGCGCGGGAATTTTCGCGATCTTGAGACCCTTCTGGCCGATTCCGATAGGGGCCATGTAGATGCTATTCTCGCCGACCTGGGTATTTCCACCCTACAAATTACTGATCCGGAGAAGGGATTTATGTTTTCCGCCGACGGGCCGCTATCCATGCAGATGGATCCGCAAAGCGGAATGAGCGCCGCCGAGGTCGTCAATGAATTCGATGCCGAGCGGCTTGGTGTCATCATCCGCACCCTGGGTGAGGAGCGCGCTTGGCGGCGTATTGCGCAGGCCATTGTCCGTGCGCGTAGCAAGTGCCGGATCGAACGCACCAGCCAGCTTGCCGCGATCGTGCGCTCCGTGGTCCCGGGCCCCTTTGCCGTCAAAAGCTGTGCCCGTGTGTTTCAAAGTCTGCGCATCTTTGTCAATGACGAGCTGAAGAATCTGGAGTTGTTTCTGCCTCAGGCGCTCACCGCCCTTCGGCCAGGTGGCCGCCTCGGCGTGATTTCGTTCCATTCACTGGAAGACCGGATCGTCAAGGAGTACTTTCGCCAGCAGGCCGATCCCTGTATTTGTCCGCCGAAACTGCCTGTATGCGTTTGTGGCGCGGTGCCGCAGCTTAGGGTCATCGGGAAGCTGGTCGTTCCGGCGGCGGCGGAAGTGGCCCTCAATCCGAGCGCGCGTTCCGCCAAATTACGCGTGGCCGAAAAACTGCAGCAGGCCTGA
- a CDS encoding pitrilysin family protein, which yields MPLLRPVFLLTWLFAVLAAAAPFRLPCDKYRLPNGLEVILYQDHSDPVIAVAIQYHVGSNREVQGRTGFAHLFEHMMFQESEHIGQDQFFTKIQGAGGELNGGTNTDGTIYFETVPRNALELVLWLESDRMGFLLGTVTASAFANQQSVVQNEKRQNYDNRPYGHTNYVIGKLLYPPGHPYSWEVIGEMADLRRATLADVHDFYRKWYCPNNATLVVAGDLDPVQTRAWIEKYFSEIPAREEVQPLKPMPVRLDSSRRACFEDPFIKSPELTMVFPTVPQFTREGHALSFLAELLAGNKKSPLYQLLVEEEKLAPAVHAWQASQEIAGTFSIRVRAFPEIPLSRVEEAIQRALTRFERRGFTARDLQRCKAGLETSWYNRISSVLGKSMQLAHYNEYAGSPDYITTDLEQAKSITTREIWQVYSACIKSKPYVLTSFVPQGRRDLAAAVSLPFVLPEEHAPGINIVETTAASTVPVSAAAAPDAFDRSIEPPLGPEPLLRSPQIWRESLKNGMTLSGISQPELPLLQASLILQGGALLDEAGKSGTASLLAALMMEGTRSKTPAELEEAIAERGATLSLSASGDAITLTATSLSSRWPEVMALITEILLEPRWDEKEFARLQQEALENIRRNQSNPAVIANQAFNRIVYGDDHPLSRPVEGTTAEVTSLTLADLKEAYQEQFTPWRAHWSLAGDIDARRAVKSLRSLERRWQGEESALTAPPPPSSSSGRRPVIYFIDFPGARQSEVRAGHLALAARDADFFPATVMNYKLGGSFNGILNLILREEKGFTYGARSRFNGGYCAGTFMVSTSVQSNATLETVEIIRDEVQRYRQGVAEADLLFSKNAQLRAYARSYESLRALVGLLEQMALYDLPGDCVEQRQAYIRGLSNFRHTALAQKYLHPEHMIYLVVGDARTQLGALREVGWGEPVLLDREGHPLP from the coding sequence ATGCCCCTTCTCCGCCCGGTTTTTCTGCTGACCTGGCTCTTCGCCGTCCTCGCTGCGGCTGCCCCCTTCCGTTTGCCTTGCGACAAGTATCGTCTCCCGAACGGACTCGAGGTAATCCTGTACCAGGATCACTCCGACCCGGTGATCGCCGTGGCCATTCAATACCATGTTGGCTCGAACCGTGAGGTTCAGGGACGTACCGGCTTTGCCCATCTCTTTGAACACATGATGTTTCAGGAGTCCGAGCATATAGGGCAGGACCAGTTTTTTACAAAGATTCAGGGCGCCGGCGGCGAGCTCAATGGCGGCACCAACACCGACGGCACCATCTATTTCGAAACCGTGCCGCGAAATGCTCTGGAGCTGGTCTTGTGGCTCGAATCCGACCGCATGGGTTTCCTGCTGGGAACCGTTACCGCCTCGGCTTTCGCCAATCAGCAGAGTGTGGTCCAGAACGAAAAACGGCAGAATTACGACAACCGCCCTTATGGCCACACCAATTACGTCATCGGCAAGCTGCTTTATCCCCCCGGCCATCCCTACAGCTGGGAGGTCATCGGTGAGATGGCGGATCTCCGCCGCGCAACTCTGGCCGACGTGCACGATTTTTACAGAAAGTGGTACTGCCCGAACAACGCCACGCTGGTGGTGGCCGGGGATTTGGATCCTGTGCAAACGCGCGCGTGGATTGAAAAGTATTTCAGCGAGATTCCCGCACGAGAGGAAGTACAGCCGCTGAAGCCGATGCCGGTTCGGCTTGACTCAAGCCGTCGCGCCTGCTTCGAGGATCCTTTTATCAAATCCCCCGAGCTCACCATGGTCTTTCCGACGGTGCCGCAATTCACCCGCGAGGGTCACGCCCTGAGTTTTCTGGCCGAGCTGCTTGCCGGCAACAAAAAATCACCGCTCTACCAGTTACTGGTCGAAGAAGAAAAGCTCGCCCCTGCGGTGCACGCTTGGCAGGCCAGCCAGGAGATTGCTGGCACCTTTTCCATTCGGGTGCGCGCCTTTCCGGAGATCCCCTTGAGCCGGGTTGAAGAGGCGATCCAGCGCGCCCTGACGCGGTTCGAGAGGCGCGGCTTCACCGCCCGGGACTTGCAGCGCTGCAAGGCAGGCCTGGAGACCAGTTGGTACAATCGCATTTCGAGTGTCTTGGGCAAGTCGATGCAATTGGCCCATTACAATGAGTATGCCGGTTCTCCGGACTATATCACCACGGATCTCGAGCAAGCAAAGTCGATTACGACCAGAGAGATCTGGCAGGTCTACTCCGCCTGCATCAAGAGCAAGCCGTATGTCCTGACCAGTTTCGTGCCGCAGGGCCGCCGCGATCTCGCGGCGGCCGTCTCCCTCCCCTTTGTTCTGCCTGAAGAGCACGCACCCGGTATTAATATCGTCGAGACTACGGCCGCGTCCACCGTGCCGGTATCCGCTGCTGCGGCGCCCGACGCCTTCGATCGCTCCATCGAACCTCCTCTGGGCCCCGAGCCCCTGCTGCGTTCCCCGCAGATCTGGCGCGAAAGTCTGAAAAACGGCATGACACTTTCCGGCATCAGCCAGCCTGAACTGCCGCTGCTTCAAGCCTCGCTGATTCTCCAGGGCGGAGCGCTGCTCGATGAGGCGGGGAAGAGCGGCACGGCCAGTCTCCTTGCGGCCTTGATGATGGAGGGAACCCGGTCAAAAACGCCGGCAGAGCTTGAGGAAGCGATCGCCGAACGGGGGGCCACCCTCTCCCTGTCCGCCTCAGGTGATGCGATCACCCTCACGGCCACCTCACTTTCCTCACGTTGGCCGGAGGTGATGGCTCTGATCACGGAAATCCTCCTCGAGCCGCGATGGGATGAAAAAGAATTTGCCCGGTTGCAGCAGGAGGCTCTGGAAAACATCCGGCGAAATCAGAGCAACCCTGCGGTGATCGCCAACCAGGCCTTCAACCGGATCGTGTACGGCGATGACCATCCGCTTTCCCGGCCGGTCGAGGGTACCACCGCAGAGGTCACCTCCCTGACTCTGGCTGATCTCAAAGAGGCTTACCAGGAGCAATTCACCCCCTGGCGCGCACATTGGTCGCTCGCCGGTGACATCGATGCCAGACGGGCAGTAAAAAGTCTGCGCTCGCTGGAGAGACGCTGGCAAGGCGAAGAGAGCGCCTTGACTGCACCGCCCCCACCCTCTTCCTCCTCCGGCCGACGGCCCGTGATCTATTTCATCGATTTTCCGGGGGCGCGGCAGTCGGAGGTGCGCGCCGGACATCTCGCCCTCGCTGCGCGCGATGCGGATTTTTTCCCCGCGACGGTGATGAACTACAAACTAGGCGGATCGTTCAACGGTATTCTCAACCTCATCCTTCGCGAGGAGAAGGGCTTCACCTATGGCGCCCGCTCCCGCTTCAACGGCGGTTACTGCGCCGGCACCTTCATGGTGTCGACCAGCGTCCAGTCCAATGCGACCCTCGAGACCGTGGAGATCATCCGGGATGAAGTGCAGCGCTACCGGCAAGGTGTCGCCGAAGCGGATCTGCTTTTCAGCAAGAACGCCCAGCTCAGGGCCTACGCGCGCAGCTATGAGAGCCTGCGGGCTCTGGTGGGTTTGCTCGAACAGATGGCGCTCTATGACCTGCCGGGCGATTGTGTCGAACAGCGCCAGGCCTATATCCGTGGCCTGTCCAATTTCCGGCATACGGCGCTAGCGCAAAAATATCTTCATCCGGAGCACATGATCTATCTCGTGGTGGGAGACGCCAGAACCCAGTTGGGCGCGTTGCGGGAAGTGGGATGGGGCGAGCCGGTCTTGTTGGACCGGGAAGGCCATCCGCTCCCTTGA
- a CDS encoding methyltransferase → MSIANLSTGQHPRHRLFCAQTRIHRLLGFLTLIPESGPRVLLIRNCSGIHTFSLPHALGVAFLDSQGKVIRLERALPPGRIIAHVRHARDVLEWSADPDPLEGVQLGDRLELVCDATPQSSPMAWRQFLHVPCNIVMGLLWAGFFLAALNSWLPQRSLTGLGLLIYNTLLIYLFLTRRPSAEISTNGVDWAVAIATVVLSFLLRPATGDGIAPGLSFALQLGAILAILLALASLGKSFGIVPANRKVKTAGAYRLVRHPLYAGELLFVAAFLLGNPGRSNLILGSLIAAGQIYRALAEERLLARDPEYRQYMAQVQHRFIPHLF, encoded by the coding sequence ATGTCCATCGCCAACCTTTCCACCGGGCAGCATCCACGGCATCGCCTTTTCTGCGCCCAAACTCGCATCCATCGCCTGCTCGGTTTTCTCACCTTGATCCCGGAATCCGGGCCCAGGGTGCTGCTGATCCGCAATTGCAGCGGGATTCATACCTTCTCTCTCCCGCACGCGCTGGGGGTGGCCTTTCTCGACAGCCAGGGCAAGGTCATCCGGTTGGAACGGGCGCTGCCGCCTGGCCGGATCATCGCCCATGTGCGCCATGCCCGAGATGTCCTGGAGTGGTCTGCGGATCCGGATCCTCTAGAAGGTGTGCAACTCGGTGACCGGCTTGAACTTGTATGCGATGCGACCCCCCAGTCCAGCCCGATGGCCTGGCGGCAGTTTTTACATGTGCCGTGCAATATCGTTATGGGACTTCTTTGGGCAGGATTTTTCCTGGCTGCGCTCAACAGCTGGCTGCCGCAGCGTAGTCTGACCGGATTGGGCCTGCTCATCTACAATACCCTGCTCATTTACCTTTTCCTGACGCGCCGGCCCAGCGCGGAGATCTCTACGAATGGAGTGGACTGGGCCGTGGCAATCGCCACCGTCGTGCTCTCTTTCTTGCTGCGGCCCGCAACCGGCGACGGGATAGCACCGGGCCTGTCGTTCGCTCTTCAACTCGGCGCAATTCTGGCCATTCTTTTAGCCCTGGCCAGCCTCGGCAAGAGTTTTGGCATCGTTCCGGCGAATCGCAAGGTCAAAACTGCCGGTGCTTACCGGCTGGTGCGCCACCCCCTTTATGCCGGCGAGCTCCTTTTCGTGGCCGCTTTTCTCCTCGGCAACCCCGGTCGGAGCAACCTGATACTCGGCAGTTTGATCGCAGCCGGACAGATCTATCGCGCCCTGGCTGAAGAACGACTCCTCGCACGCGATCCGGAATATCGGCAGTATATGGCTCAGGTGCAGCATCGTTTCATCCCGCATCTTTTTTGA
- a CDS encoding type II secretion system F family protein has protein sequence MTLYLVLAGVFLAAFSLFFLLLRRLRNRLDPTTRRVKKLVAHSTTASEPVAIHDALRQSDLPAGIEKMLITLGRLGKSSEKERSRSKQLLLEAGIQHEYAPVMLMGMRILSLLFFVLCYFLFVHRLIAQPLMALAAPLLVILISMRLPDLVLRYHAAQRRQEIGESLADALDLLVICMEAGLGLNAALLRVAQELGLRAPVLSSELLQVTQEMRTGLAREKALRNLCERNKVENLRILVGALILADKLGTSVGDTLRAQADSLRTRLRQSAEEQAAKAGIKMLFPLVLFIFPALFIVLLGPGFMSIMKTFSTITGR, from the coding sequence ATGACACTCTATCTGGTTTTAGCCGGGGTTTTTCTCGCGGCCTTTTCGCTCTTTTTCCTCCTGCTGCGCCGATTACGCAACCGCCTCGATCCAACCACCCGGCGTGTGAAGAAGCTTGTGGCTCATTCCACGACGGCTTCAGAACCGGTGGCCATACATGATGCGCTGCGGCAGAGCGATCTGCCTGCCGGGATCGAAAAAATGCTCATCACCCTGGGGCGACTGGGGAAATCCAGTGAAAAGGAGCGCTCCCGTTCCAAACAACTCCTGCTGGAGGCTGGCATCCAGCACGAATATGCACCCGTCATGCTGATGGGCATGCGCATCCTCAGCCTGCTCTTTTTTGTGCTCTGTTACTTCCTCTTTGTGCACCGGTTGATCGCCCAGCCTCTCATGGCACTGGCCGCTCCCCTGTTGGTAATTCTCATCAGCATGCGCCTCCCCGACCTGGTGCTGCGCTACCACGCCGCCCAGCGGCGGCAGGAAATCGGCGAGAGCTTGGCCGATGCCCTGGACCTGCTGGTCATCTGCATGGAGGCCGGACTTGGCCTCAACGCCGCCCTGCTCCGCGTCGCCCAGGAACTCGGATTGCGCGCCCCGGTGCTCAGCAGCGAGCTGCTCCAGGTCACCCAGGAGATGCGTACCGGGCTGGCACGGGAAAAGGCCCTGCGCAATCTGTGCGAGCGCAACAAGGTGGAAAACCTGCGTATCCTGGTGGGGGCGCTGATCCTGGCCGACAAACTCGGCACGAGTGTAGGGGATACCCTGCGCGCCCAGGCCGATTCGCTGCGCACCCGCTTGCGGCAATCCGCTGAGGAACAAGCAGCCAAGGCTGGCATCAAGATGCTTTTCCCGCTGGTTCTCTTTATATTTCCGGCCCTCTTCATCGTCCTGCTCGGGCCCGGATTTATGAGCATCATGAAGACTTTTTCAACGATTACTGGCAGGTAG
- the murF gene encoding UDP-N-acetylmuramoyl-tripeptide--D-alanyl-D-alanine ligase, producing MAYADLTLANIVHWSGGNWTGDPALLSRCLGGVSTDSRTAHPDELFIALTGEQFDGHNFVRPFLESGGAAAMVSENWYASQHPLPAMTRLIVVPDTLKGLQSAARAYRKTFQIKVVAVTGSVGKTTTKEAIHAVLAQKYGVLRNAHSFNNHIGVPLTLLSLRDDHQILVAELGTNHFGELDLLSGLVQPDMALVTAIGFAHLEFFKDLAGVTRAKFEIFNHCRPEGLALFNADDPILRNQIYPLARTYSYGFDHPADLRAEILGCDAEAHYTLRLLGREVKLPLSGRHNAGNALAAAAVGVQFDLTAGEIAAGLSTLTAVDKRMVLLRKGGVVLINDTYNANPGSCAAALHTLADLALGGKGRRFAVLGDMLELGSYSTGEHRKLADLAAQLHIESIWLYGRETLATLERADELGLAARHFSSKQELEQELIGSIHPDDVLLFKGSRGMQMETLVDGIMRHLDAQSN from the coding sequence GTGGCTTATGCGGATTTGACATTGGCCAATATCGTGCACTGGAGCGGCGGCAACTGGACCGGCGATCCGGCCCTGCTGTCGCGCTGCCTTGGCGGCGTCTCCACCGACTCGCGCACGGCCCATCCGGACGAGCTTTTCATCGCCCTGACCGGCGAACAGTTCGACGGTCATAACTTTGTCCGCCCCTTCCTCGAGTCCGGCGGCGCGGCTGCCATGGTCTCGGAGAACTGGTACGCCAGCCAGCATCCTCTACCGGCTATGACACGCCTCATCGTTGTTCCCGATACCCTGAAAGGTCTCCAGTCCGCTGCGCGCGCCTACCGGAAAACCTTTCAGATCAAGGTTGTGGCAGTCACCGGCAGCGTGGGCAAAACCACCACCAAGGAGGCCATCCATGCCGTGCTGGCGCAAAAGTACGGCGTGCTCCGCAACGCTCATTCTTTCAACAACCATATCGGCGTCCCCCTGACGCTTTTGTCCTTGCGCGACGATCACCAGATTCTCGTGGCCGAGCTGGGGACCAACCATTTCGGCGAACTTGATCTTCTCAGCGGGCTGGTCCAGCCGGACATGGCCCTGGTCACCGCCATTGGCTTCGCCCATCTTGAATTTTTCAAGGATCTGGCCGGGGTTACCCGTGCGAAATTTGAAATCTTTAACCACTGCCGGCCCGAGGGTCTCGCACTTTTCAATGCGGATGATCCCATCCTTCGGAACCAGATCTATCCGCTGGCCCGGACCTACTCCTATGGATTCGATCATCCCGCCGATCTCCGCGCCGAGATCCTCGGTTGCGATGCGGAGGCGCACTACACGCTGCGTCTGCTGGGCCGGGAGGTGAAGTTGCCGCTGAGCGGGCGCCACAATGCCGGCAATGCCCTGGCGGCAGCGGCGGTAGGGGTCCAGTTCGATCTGACAGCCGGGGAGATCGCCGCCGGATTGTCTACGCTCACGGCTGTGGACAAACGAATGGTCCTTCTCCGCAAGGGCGGGGTGGTATTGATCAACGATACCTACAACGCCAATCCCGGCAGCTGCGCCGCGGCGCTTCACACTCTGGCCGATCTGGCCCTCGGCGGCAAGGGACGGCGCTTCGCAGTGCTCGGCGATATGCTGGAACTCGGCAGCTATTCCACCGGCGAGCACCGCAAGCTGGCCGATCTGGCCGCCCAGCTGCATATCGAAAGCATCTGGCTGTATGGACGTGAAACCCTCGCGACTCTGGAACGGGCCGACGAACTCGGCCTGGCGGCGCGCCACTTTAGCTCCAAGCAGGAACTCGAGCAGGAGCTGATCGGTTCTATCCACCCCGATGATGTCCTGCTCTTCAAAGGCTCGCGCGGCATGCAAATGGAGACCCTGGTGGATGGGATTATGCGTCATTTGGATGCTCAATCTAACTAG
- a CDS encoding penicillin-binding transpeptidase domain-containing protein, whose translation MNYTYNRTQQQRQDQSRLQLYYRLIYVFILVLILRLLYIEIFMREKFELLAEKQYLQEVRLDPVRGGIFDRRMRPLAINVPSVSIGAYPLRISNTGATARKLSRVLGISSSTLQAKLRKDRTFGYLVRRASRQTGLEVEALGLEGISIIKEYARQYPLGEVGSQILGFMDADGHGISGVEKRYESVLYGVPGYAVKQKTAVGNQFTFYHPDYPMQEAEPGGHIVLTIDASYQGIAHRELRRTLQETSADSGVAIIMDPKTAEILAMASEPGFNPNAYGKYSPSSYRLRAITDQFEAGSTFKLVTMAGLLNEGIYSPNDKIFCENGEWTVMGETIHDVHPYGMLTMHDIIAKSSNIGMAKSIRDKDKSLVYRYARDFGFGARTGVGLDGEASGQLRDMAQWSGFTPYAMAFGHEIAVTPLQMANMFCTIANGGTLLTPYIVREVQDAEGHIRERNLPKAIRRVISTETAEMLKAMMADVVKEGTAKKAQLEGLTVCGKTGTARMVRSGGGGYIKGQYIANFGGFFPKDQPEVVIYVMIDNPKGSYLGGDVAAPCFRRIAQQILYQRGVDVEAEEGEELDLKFVKQDRRIVPSFIGFNRAAAVQMAGDLNLELDITGRQGVVVEQTPKAGAEILIPATIRLVCRDDSGEEARHLVPRVTGLPIRNALNVLAAEGITAVVSGSGKVISQQPPPGRHAKPGDQVLLVCESSIDLRKLLIF comes from the coding sequence ATGAACTACACCTACAACCGCACCCAGCAGCAACGCCAGGATCAATCACGGCTGCAGCTGTACTACAGATTGATCTATGTCTTCATTTTGGTCCTGATCCTGCGCCTGCTTTACATCGAAATCTTTATGCGGGAGAAATTCGAATTGCTCGCTGAGAAGCAGTATCTACAAGAGGTCCGGCTCGATCCGGTGCGCGGCGGCATCTTCGATCGCCGCATGCGGCCGCTCGCGATCAATGTTCCTTCGGTTTCGATTGGCGCCTATCCGCTCCGCATCTCCAATACGGGCGCCACCGCGCGCAAGTTGAGCCGCGTCCTCGGCATCTCCAGCTCGACTCTGCAGGCCAAACTGCGCAAGGATCGCACCTTCGGCTATCTGGTACGGCGCGCGTCGCGGCAAACCGGTCTTGAGGTCGAGGCGCTCGGACTCGAGGGCATCAGCATCATCAAGGAGTACGCACGCCAATATCCTCTGGGCGAAGTGGGCAGCCAGATTCTTGGTTTCATGGATGCCGATGGTCACGGGATCAGCGGCGTTGAAAAACGCTACGAGTCGGTGCTCTATGGGGTGCCAGGCTATGCCGTCAAGCAAAAGACCGCCGTCGGCAATCAGTTCACCTTCTATCATCCTGATTATCCGATGCAGGAGGCTGAGCCGGGCGGCCATATCGTCCTGACCATCGACGCCTCCTACCAGGGCATCGCACATCGCGAGCTGCGCCGGACGCTGCAGGAGACCAGCGCCGACAGCGGCGTCGCCATCATCATGGATCCCAAGACCGCCGAGATCCTGGCCATGGCCTCGGAGCCCGGCTTCAATCCCAATGCCTACGGCAAGTATTCCCCCTCCTCGTACCGTCTGCGCGCGATCACCGATCAATTCGAGGCAGGATCGACGTTCAAGCTGGTGACGATGGCCGGGCTACTCAATGAGGGGATCTACTCCCCGAACGACAAGATCTTTTGCGAGAATGGGGAATGGACGGTTATGGGGGAGACGATCCATGACGTGCATCCCTATGGCATGCTGACCATGCACGACATCATTGCTAAGTCCAGTAATATAGGCATGGCTAAATCGATTCGGGACAAGGACAAAAGCCTGGTCTACCGCTATGCGCGCGACTTCGGGTTCGGCGCCAGGACGGGAGTCGGGTTGGACGGTGAGGCCAGCGGGCAGCTGCGCGACATGGCGCAGTGGTCGGGTTTCACCCCCTACGCCATGGCGTTCGGCCATGAGATCGCGGTGACCCCCCTCCAGATGGCGAATATGTTTTGCACGATCGCCAACGGTGGCACCCTGCTCACCCCCTATATCGTGCGCGAGGTCCAGGACGCTGAGGGGCATATTCGGGAGCGGAACCTTCCGAAAGCGATCCGCCGGGTGATTTCAACGGAGACGGCGGAGATGCTCAAGGCGATGATGGCGGATGTGGTGAAGGAAGGCACGGCCAAAAAGGCGCAGCTCGAGGGGCTGACGGTGTGCGGGAAGACCGGGACGGCGCGCATGGTGCGCAGCGGCGGCGGCGGGTACATCAAGGGGCAGTATATTGCCAACTTTGGCGGTTTTTTCCCGAAAGATCAGCCGGAAGTGGTGATCTACGTGATGATCGATAATCCCAAGGGGAGCTATCTGGGAGGAGATGTTGCGGCGCCCTGCTTCAGAAGGATAGCCCAGCAGATCCTGTATCAGCGCGGGGTTGATGTGGAGGCGGAGGAGGGTGAAGAGTTGGATCTGAAATTTGTCAAGCAAGATCGCAGGATTGTGCCGAGTTTTATCGGGTTCAATCGGGCCGCAGCGGTGCAGATGGCCGGCGATCTCAACCTCGAGCTGGATATCACCGGCCGTCAGGGCGTGGTGGTCGAGCAGACCCCCAAAGCCGGAGCGGAGATTTTGATCCCCGCGACGATTCGCCTGGTTTGCCGGGACGATTCTGGTGAGGAGGCTAGGCATCTGGTGCCGCGTGTGACCGGTTTGCCGATTCGCAATGCCCTGAATGTTCTTGCCGCCGAGGGCATTACCGCAGTAGTCAGCGGCAGCGGCAAGGTAATCTCGCAACAGCCGCCCCCCGGCCGCCATGCCAAGCCCGGCGATCAGGTGCTGCTGGTCTGCGAATCCTCCATCGACTTGAGAAAACTGTTAATCTTCTGA